In Sporosarcina sp. PTS2304, a genomic segment contains:
- a CDS encoding pectate lyase-like adhesive domain-containing protein — translation MLNATGDGATNYGPETGTRMITGNVTINGNTTGTVNLRNLNITGDLTINTPNGHVTGASTLTIDGQTNIDAVSSTSFVSQATHTDGIVITDGNGASIDLSGSASSADVTVDTDGTVRLLGSFTGTVTVTKAAKLVIDEGATVSSIVVEEGATGTTIDNQGNIAELTANATVEVTGNAPEAIDGNAENISGAISVTDQSSLEAALANTNVTTIVLANDIVTNKQLLVTSEGQKIDGKGKTISAATDMTYANPNKTVLTVLNANNVEISNLTVDASNVNTPSKWDGVYAAQVYTSTGVQLSNVTLKKADAGLLVNGSAVTATNLTTSTNEFGGVEVSQGSAVTTPAELTVRGTSNHDEDVHLWTVGDNASVVDSGTQYKSAADIRSNKTGFTNYILASEDRFIPHSGPEAPKNGLKEKAVSDVTANKATFLVAGLLNDSNQQKPVPLAEAKTWIDEKYKVNFNADAIVVTDGNIKITGSVLSTEDWYKIKANGDKKIPYRITLLKDDTTAGNATAANKVIKVAMYVDGTAVLNNVDNSVVTQ, via the coding sequence GTGTTAAATGCTACTGGTGATGGGGCAACGAATTATGGTCCTGAAACAGGGACTAGAATGATTACTGGAAATGTAACGATTAACGGTAATACAACTGGTACAGTCAACTTAAGAAATCTAAACATCACAGGCGATTTGACGATCAATACGCCGAATGGTCATGTGACTGGTGCATCGACACTAACAATTGATGGTCAAACGAATATCGACGCTGTAAGCAGTACGTCATTTGTCAGCCAAGCTACACATACAGATGGCATTGTGATTACAGATGGAAATGGTGCATCCATTGACTTGAGTGGAAGTGCAAGCAGTGCTGACGTTACAGTAGACACAGATGGAACGGTTCGATTGCTTGGAAGTTTCACGGGCACTGTTACAGTTACGAAAGCTGCGAAACTAGTGATTGATGAAGGTGCGACTGTAAGCAGTATAGTAGTAGAAGAAGGCGCAACAGGCACAACAATCGACAATCAAGGCAATATTGCTGAGTTAACAGCAAACGCAACTGTTGAAGTGACAGGAAATGCTCCTGAAGCTATCGACGGAAACGCTGAAAACATTTCCGGTGCAATTAGTGTTACAGACCAGTCTTCATTGGAAGCTGCTTTGGCAAATACTAACGTAACAACTATTGTTCTTGCGAATGACATTGTTACGAACAAGCAATTGCTCGTAACGTCAGAAGGACAAAAGATTGACGGAAAAGGTAAGACAATTAGCGCGGCGACAGACATGACGTACGCAAACCCTAACAAAACTGTATTGACTGTTTTGAATGCTAACAACGTAGAGATTTCTAACTTGACTGTTGACGCATCTAACGTGAATACACCTAGTAAATGGGACGGTGTGTATGCAGCTCAAGTATACACTTCAACAGGTGTACAGCTTTCTAACGTCACGTTGAAAAAAGCGGACGCAGGTCTGTTAGTGAATGGATCGGCTGTAACTGCGACTAATCTTACAACATCTACCAATGAATTCGGTGGAGTGGAAGTCTCTCAAGGTAGTGCTGTCACGACTCCGGCTGAATTAACTGTTCGTGGTACGAGCAATCATGATGAAGATGTACATCTTTGGACGGTTGGAGACAACGCTTCTGTAGTGGATTCAGGTACTCAATATAAATCCGCAGCAGATATTCGCTCAAATAAAACAGGATTCACTAACTACATTTTAGCGTCAGAAGATCGTTTCATTCCACACTCTGGCCCTGAAGCTCCGAAGAACGGATTGAAAGAGAAAGCAGTTAGCGATGTCACAGCAAACAAAGCAACATTTTTAGTAGCTGGTCTTTTGAATGATTCTAATCAACAAAAGCCAGTACCGCTAGCAGAAGCAAAAACTTGGATTGACGAGAAATATAAAGTTAATTTCAATGCAGACGCTATCGTCGTTACAGACGGTAATATTAAAATTACTGGATCTGTATTAAGTACGGAAGATTGGTATAAAATCAAGGCGAACGGTGATAAAAAGATACCATACCGTATCACTTTATTAAAAGACGATACTACAGCTGGCAACGCGACTGCAGCTAATAAAGTTATTAAAGTGGCAATGTACGTAGATGGCACGGCAGTATTAAACAACGTTGATAACAGTGTAGTTACTCAATAA
- a CDS encoding IS66 family transposase — protein sequence MKTNQKISSHTTEQNDRVTVLEQEVARLSALVSWYEEQFRLKKSKEFGRSSEKAPKGQMEMELFNEAEALLDASAEPSSEPEEVISGSSPAKKTPRETRTTFSADLPVESVTYSLPPEEQACLDCGHPMHVMKKEVRRELVVIPAQVKVVEHEREVYACRHCDQEGIQTPIVQAPMPNPVLPKSMASPSILSFLITQKYLFGMPLYRLEEVFRQAGAPLSRQTLSNWLMNVSDRWFEPLYENMRQRILSADYLHADETSVQVLREKGRSPSTTSYMWLYRTGKFDVPCVVYDYQPGRGSEYPKQFLEGYAGTLHVDGYKAYESLQSVRLSGCWAHLRRKFDEALRAIPKKSKRRRTLTEEAVNQIGKIYGAESEIKELTPSERLEVRKKKIEPLVEAFFAWVKTVRIDVLPKSKLGEALTYAVNQEKKLRQPFLDGYLEIDNNRAERSIKPFVIGRKNWLFSVTPRGATASARMYSLIVTAKENQLHVPHYLTYLLEKLPNLDLADDEQLEQLMPWSSTLPEQCYQGKEGI from the coding sequence ATGAAAACTAATCAGAAGATCTCATCCCATACAACTGAACAGAATGACCGTGTAACTGTGTTGGAACAAGAAGTCGCGAGATTGTCCGCTTTGGTGTCTTGGTACGAGGAGCAGTTTCGTTTGAAAAAAAGTAAGGAATTTGGACGCTCCAGCGAAAAGGCACCGAAAGGCCAGATGGAGATGGAATTGTTTAATGAAGCAGAAGCACTGCTAGATGCTTCTGCTGAACCATCTTCAGAACCTGAAGAGGTGATTTCGGGATCTTCACCTGCGAAAAAAACTCCACGGGAAACACGCACGACTTTCTCTGCCGATCTGCCGGTGGAGAGTGTGACATACAGCTTGCCCCCAGAGGAGCAGGCTTGTTTAGATTGCGGTCACCCAATGCATGTCATGAAAAAAGAAGTTCGCCGCGAACTCGTGGTTATCCCAGCACAAGTGAAAGTCGTCGAACACGAACGGGAAGTCTATGCCTGCAGGCATTGCGATCAAGAAGGCATCCAGACACCGATTGTTCAGGCACCAATGCCCAATCCGGTATTGCCAAAAAGTATGGCCTCGCCCTCGATCCTGTCATTTTTGATTACTCAAAAATACTTGTTCGGCATGCCGCTCTATCGGTTAGAGGAAGTTTTTCGACAGGCAGGCGCGCCGCTTTCAAGGCAGACCCTCTCCAATTGGTTAATGAATGTGTCCGATCGGTGGTTTGAACCGCTCTATGAGAATATGCGACAGCGTATTTTGTCAGCCGACTACCTTCATGCAGACGAAACCAGTGTGCAGGTCTTGCGTGAAAAAGGACGCAGTCCCTCTACCACTTCCTATATGTGGCTGTACCGTACCGGGAAGTTTGATGTCCCTTGCGTGGTGTATGACTACCAGCCTGGTCGGGGATCGGAATACCCGAAACAATTTCTGGAAGGCTATGCTGGTACGCTTCATGTAGATGGTTATAAGGCTTACGAAAGCCTGCAAAGTGTACGGCTATCAGGCTGTTGGGCACATTTGCGCCGAAAATTTGATGAAGCCCTGCGCGCCATTCCGAAAAAATCGAAGAGGCGGCGTACGCTGACAGAGGAAGCAGTCAACCAAATCGGCAAGATTTATGGAGCGGAATCAGAAATAAAGGAGCTTACTCCTTCCGAACGGCTTGAGGTACGCAAGAAAAAAATTGAGCCCCTAGTGGAGGCTTTTTTCGCCTGGGTAAAAACTGTCCGAATAGATGTACTGCCGAAAAGCAAGCTTGGTGAGGCGCTAACATATGCCGTCAATCAGGAAAAGAAATTGAGGCAGCCATTTCTAGATGGTTATCTGGAGATAGATAATAACCGTGCCGAACGAAGCATCAAGCCGTTTGTGATCGGCCGAAAGAACTGGCTCTTCTCGGTCACACCTAGAGGCGCAACAGCGAGCGCAAGAATGTACAGCCTGATCGTAACTGCGAAAGAAAATCAGCTGCATGTCCCTCACTATTTAACGTATCTTCTTGAAAAGCTGCCTAACTTAGATCTGGCAGATGACGAACAGTTGGAACAACTGATGCCTTGGTCTTCGACTTTGCCTGAACAGTGTTATCAAGGTAAAGAAGGAATATAA
- the tnpB gene encoding IS66 family insertion sequence element accessory protein TnpB (TnpB, as the term is used for proteins encoded by IS66 family insertion elements, is considered an accessory protein, since TnpC, encoded by a neighboring gene, is a DDE family transposase.) produces MRINLEGIQGIYLAHGATDMRLSIDGLSAKVQETFQANPCSSNLFIFCNRDRDRLKILHWDYNGFWLYYRRLETGRFHWPDGQEEETTSISPRQLQWMLDGLTIEEGKVFPRILGNKIV; encoded by the coding sequence ATGCGAATTAATCTGGAAGGTATTCAGGGGATTTATCTGGCACATGGCGCAACGGATATGCGGCTGTCCATTGATGGTCTGTCTGCGAAGGTGCAGGAAACCTTTCAGGCAAATCCGTGTTCCTCCAATTTATTTATCTTTTGTAACCGGGATCGCGACCGTTTAAAAATCCTGCACTGGGACTACAATGGCTTCTGGTTGTACTACCGGCGACTGGAAACTGGCCGCTTTCACTGGCCTGACGGCCAAGAAGAAGAAACCACGTCTATCAGCCCGCGCCAGCTTCAATGGATGCTCGATGGATTGACTATTGAAGAAGGAAAAGTCTTCCCCCGTATACTGGGAAACAAAATCGTATAA
- a CDS encoding Ig-like domain-containing protein translates to MIRKRKSTTYAVLSTVAFTAMIGTPAIIAEAAIVFSGTTTVQGEIRITTPTQLTDQTGSGALNNATVILAPTLPVSSFDLTGINPANLVIENNNVGILTVSPAQNITVTLAPGVINSPAVIGGGIVTFVSPQTAPTNLTGVAPTVMDNDGKITGTTVAMEYRLKGAASFTPVTATEITGIVAGKYEVRFAAKPGYAAGAITEVLVPAYSGPPAIPVTGITLDQSNVADLEVGSGAIEAKKTVQLTAAVAPANATNQSVTWTSSNPAVATVSNTGLVTAISAGNTTISATTVNGKIATSAITVTTKTAVTSATITGTEQVDQTLTAIVNGDATNPTYQWQVADTINGPYTNIAGAIDSTFVVTAAQEGKFIRVVISGANESKVTSDSTTAITPK, encoded by the coding sequence ATGATCAGGAAAAGGAAATCTACAACATATGCAGTGTTATCGACAGTCGCTTTCACTGCCATGATTGGAACACCGGCCATAATAGCGGAGGCGGCAATCGTATTTTCTGGAACTACGACTGTACAAGGAGAAATACGAATTACAACACCGACGCAGCTAACAGATCAGACGGGAAGTGGCGCTTTAAACAATGCTACGGTTATTCTAGCACCGACTCTTCCAGTTAGTAGTTTTGATTTAACAGGTATAAATCCAGCGAATCTTGTAATTGAGAATAATAATGTAGGAATCTTAACGGTATCGCCAGCACAGAATATAACCGTGACGCTAGCACCTGGAGTAATAAACTCACCAGCTGTTATCGGTGGTGGGATCGTCACATTTGTCTCACCACAAACGGCACCGACTAATTTAACAGGGGTAGCTCCAACTGTTATGGACAATGACGGGAAGATTACGGGTACAACAGTAGCTATGGAATACCGTCTGAAAGGTGCTGCGTCATTTACGCCTGTAACAGCAACGGAAATTACGGGGATTGTAGCGGGAAAATATGAAGTCCGATTTGCAGCAAAACCAGGTTATGCAGCTGGAGCTATTACAGAAGTTCTTGTGCCTGCCTATTCCGGCCCGCCAGCGATTCCGGTAACAGGAATTACGTTAGATCAATCGAATGTAGCTGATTTGGAAGTAGGATCAGGTGCAATTGAAGCAAAAAAGACCGTTCAATTAACTGCAGCAGTAGCACCAGCCAATGCAACAAATCAATCGGTTACATGGACATCAAGTAATCCAGCAGTAGCAACGGTTAGCAACACGGGTCTCGTTACAGCAATAAGCGCTGGTAACACAACGATTTCAGCAACTACTGTCAATGGTAAAATAGCGACGAGTGCGATTACCGTCACAACTAAAACAGCCGTAACATCAGCAACTATTACAGGAACAGAACAGGTAGATCAAACACTTACGGCAATCGTAAATGGTGATGCAACCAATCCAACGTATCAATGGCAAGTGGCTGATACAATAAATGGTCCTTATACAAATATTGCTGGTGCGATTGATTCAACGTTTGTAGTAACTGCAGCACAGGAAGGTAAATTCATACGTGTTGTGATTAGCGGGGCAAACGAATCGAAAGTAACAAGTGATAGTACAACAGCAATCACTCCTAAATAA
- a CDS encoding X2-like carbohydrate binding domain-containing protein, with the protein MSAQADVTTTVNFGKNANNTTATVSAVKVGGTTLTAGTDYTLGGNTLTIKKEYLASKAVGPVAVAVEFSSGTAATLTVTVSDTTDYTTNSTLGQTTANFDKKASVQADVTTTINFGKNANNTTATVSAVKVGGTTLTAGTDYTLAGTTLTIKKEYLATKAVGPVAVAVEFSSGTAATLTVTVADTTDYTTNSTLSQTTATFDKKASAQADVTTTVNFGKNANNTTATVSAVKVGGTTLTAGTDYTLAGTTLTIKKEYLASKAVGPVAVAVEFSSGTAATLTVTVSDTTDYTTNSTLSQTTATFDKKASAQADITTTVNFGKNANNTMATVSAVKVGGTTLTAGTDYTLAGTTLTIKKEYLASKAVGPVAVAVEFSSGTPAQITITVEDTTVITPQVSIESKTIQSLDFSTTYDSPATLVGKTLTTSQFSQSPKNFTLEVETPEGTKSLPIKLNWNLSTEVPWGDGISGVINSEAQMKFGVYGYPLVSWKNINDEKAFNVVTLATGSAVKISATGPDASYFFTQLSAQGTDEDTSKNRTFTVNDGTTTVTILLEGQFATIDQLIDEINYYLTLENVSVVAEKVNETKFKLTSNSGTLVIGGSHKTDFFE; encoded by the coding sequence GTGAGCGCTCAAGCCGACGTCACCACCACGGTCAACTTTGGAAAAAATGCCAATAACACAACTGCAACCGTCAGCGCGGTAAAAGTAGGCGGAACCACATTAACAGCGGGAACGGACTACACGTTAGGGGGGAATACGCTAACGATAAAGAAAGAATACTTAGCGTCCAAAGCAGTTGGTCCCGTTGCGGTAGCCGTAGAATTTTCATCAGGTACAGCCGCCACGTTAACAGTGACGGTATCTGACACGACGGACTACACAACGAATTCCACATTGGGCCAAACAACCGCGAACTTCGACAAAAAAGCGAGCGTTCAAGCCGACGTCACTACTACGATCAACTTTGGAAAAAATGCTAATAACACAACAGCAACCGTCAGCGCGGTAAAAGTAGGCGGAACAACATTAACAGCGGGAACGGACTACACGTTAGCGGGGACTACGCTAACGATAAAGAAAGAATATCTGGCGACTAAAGCAGTCGGTCCCGTTGCAGTAGCCGTAGAATTTTCATCAGGTACAGCCGCCACGTTAACAGTGACGGTAGCTGACACGACCGACTACACAACGAATTCCACATTAAGCCAAACGACCGCAACTTTCGACAAAAAAGCGAGCGCTCAAGCCGACGTCACCACCACGGTCAACTTTGGAAAAAATGCCAATAACACAACGGCAACCGTCAGCGCGGTAAAAGTAGGCGGAACAACATTAACAGCGGGAACGGACTACACGTTAGCAGGAACTACGCTAACGATAAAGAAAGAATACTTAGCGTCCAAAGCTGTTGGTCCCGTTGCGGTAGCCGTAGAATTCTCATCAGGCACGGCGGCCACATTAACAGTGACGGTATCTGACACGACGGACTACACAACGAATTCCACATTGAGCCAAACGACCGCAACCTTCGATAAAAAAGCGAGCGCTCAAGCCGACATCACCACCACGGTCAACTTTGGAAAAAATGCCAATAACACAATGGCAACCGTCAGCGCGGTAAAAGTAGGCGGAACAACATTAACAGCGGGAACGGATTACACATTAGCAGGAACTACGCTAACGATAAAGAAAGAATACTTAGCGTCCAAAGCAGTTGGTCCCGTTGCGGTAGCCGTAGAATTTTCATCAGGTACACCAGCACAAATAACAATCACTGTTGAAGATACGACAGTAATAACTCCACAAGTAAGTATTGAAAGTAAAACAATTCAAAGTTTAGATTTTTCTACAACATATGATAGTCCCGCAACATTAGTCGGAAAAACATTAACAACAAGTCAATTTTCGCAATCACCTAAAAATTTCACATTAGAAGTAGAAACACCTGAAGGAACTAAAAGCTTGCCAATTAAATTAAATTGGAATTTGTCTACAGAAGTTCCGTGGGGTGATGGGATATCCGGTGTTATTAATTCAGAAGCTCAAATGAAATTTGGAGTGTATGGTTATCCACTCGTTTCATGGAAAAATATCAATGATGAAAAAGCATTTAATGTTGTTACGTTGGCAACTGGTAGTGCAGTTAAGATAAGTGCCACTGGACCCGATGCATCATATTTCTTCACTCAATTATCAGCTCAAGGAACAGATGAAGATACTTCTAAAAACCGTACTTTCACAGTAAATGATGGCACAACAACCGTTACAATTTTATTGGAAGGGCAGTTTGCAACTATAGACCAACTGATTGATGAGATCAATTATTATTTGACTCTTGAAAATGTCTCGGTAGTAGCTGAAAAAGTAAATGAAACAAAATTCAAACTTACATCCAATAGCGGCACTTTAGTAATAGGGGGTAGTCATAAAACTGATTTTTTTGAATGA
- a CDS encoding Ig-like domain-containing protein: protein MRKLRASLLFIVLILSAIFTQHAYANGLTHFSETTKGTYQPLHPYTLNWSGDVLDRGGWNLTDGKAVTNPSMADLVINQYGAIGANAIIELGTDVSLQTPINAADYKGKWKNSFTMQPTTYLIKTHDNQLAKIRITEILPTKVYFEYAIETEAAPDPTEQWKELARQNNIATNKVWKVTFNKPFNLSTVTADNVFVLADDGQKMLATFKKGETDNILLVEPPVAGYEPGKSYTLYIKNTVQQQATNKPLKENVKMAFTIAQSSDPSPTVGESPKGLTAFAHDGTVSLDWYNIIDPTFLGYYLYMSEGDDQNFKRYTLPHGHALIVDDSEITISGLKNDIPYYFKVTALYSTGESAPSATVSLTPTTAVQTDYTGAWYTKYGTMIMTQTGNTVTGSYGGGIGQISGTIQGTVSGKTLSGTFEEPGNHGDILFVMAADGKSYKGSGRNALQTIWFDWSGVALE, encoded by the coding sequence ATGAGAAAATTACGCGCTTCATTACTGTTCATCGTGTTAATTTTATCAGCTATTTTTACACAGCACGCTTATGCCAACGGACTCACCCACTTCTCAGAAACAACAAAAGGGACTTACCAGCCGCTTCATCCGTACACATTGAATTGGTCGGGAGATGTACTAGACCGGGGTGGATGGAATCTAACAGACGGAAAAGCTGTTACCAATCCCTCAATGGCCGACTTGGTCATCAATCAGTATGGTGCTATCGGCGCGAATGCCATCATTGAGCTTGGAACAGACGTCTCTTTACAGACGCCGATCAACGCAGCCGATTATAAAGGAAAATGGAAGAATTCATTCACTATGCAACCTACGACCTACCTCATTAAAACCCATGACAATCAACTCGCTAAAATTCGTATTACAGAGATCCTGCCGACAAAAGTATACTTCGAGTATGCAATCGAAACAGAAGCCGCACCTGATCCGACAGAACAGTGGAAGGAACTGGCACGCCAAAACAATATAGCGACAAACAAAGTATGGAAAGTGACGTTCAACAAACCGTTTAATCTTTCTACAGTAACTGCTGACAACGTATTCGTATTAGCTGACGATGGACAGAAAATGCTCGCTACATTCAAAAAAGGAGAAACCGATAACATCCTGCTCGTCGAACCACCTGTTGCTGGCTATGAACCCGGAAAGTCTTACACGCTCTATATTAAGAATACTGTCCAACAACAGGCTACTAACAAGCCATTAAAAGAAAACGTCAAAATGGCATTCACTATCGCGCAATCTTCTGATCCCTCCCCAACAGTAGGAGAATCACCAAAAGGATTGACAGCATTTGCACACGACGGCACAGTTTCATTGGACTGGTACAACATTATCGATCCTACATTTCTTGGCTATTATCTCTACATGAGCGAAGGCGATGACCAAAATTTCAAACGTTATACATTGCCTCACGGACATGCGCTGATTGTAGATGATTCAGAAATTACCATTAGCGGCCTAAAAAACGATATACCGTATTATTTTAAAGTAACCGCGCTGTACAGTACCGGTGAATCTGCCCCGTCCGCGACCGTCTCTCTTACACCGACAACTGCTGTACAAACTGATTATACCGGTGCTTGGTATACGAAATATGGAACAATGATCATGACACAAACCGGCAATACCGTAACAGGATCATATGGTGGTGGCATCGGACAGATATCCGGCACTATCCAAGGAACCGTCTCAGGAAAAACTCTATCCGGTACGTTTGAAGAACCAGGTAATCATGGAGACATTTTATTCGTCATGGCGGCTGACGGAAAATCTTATAAAGGTTCCGGACGCAACGCCCTGCAGACGATCTGGTTTGACTGGAGTGGTGTGGCGTTGGAATAG
- a CDS encoding Ig-like domain-containing protein encodes MKKLVTPILTAILTATILLSSGLLASAQSVKQQTSQYYNQNEQRQKPVTNSNQPNGQGTHNSVDKGAQNQLLSIDRQLLKIDSLIVMYDEKFNKMTQNKTMQKMKDIKAGLVKQAEVVDKDEDVEGVVETFTDYKGKFNSLSHRLDSIVRQLDSLASRLSDTSQLVSRYEKIEQLRAQLIAVSEKVNGVQKVVTDRIEEEKDAEVKPEEPIDNIVKPWRISFNKPLDDQALAELHVVVVDSLGNLIATDIVYDALTKSIIITPQQPYAVGERYTLFIDKNIKSHSGKTLKKSIKKTFYIR; translated from the coding sequence ATGAAAAAACTAGTCACGCCGATCCTTACTGCTATTTTGACAGCGACTATCTTGTTGTCGTCAGGACTACTAGCGTCTGCACAATCGGTAAAACAACAAACATCACAGTATTATAACCAGAATGAACAACGACAGAAACCAGTTACCAACAGCAATCAACCAAATGGTCAGGGCACTCATAATTCAGTAGATAAAGGGGCTCAAAATCAACTGTTGTCCATTGACCGTCAATTGTTGAAGATAGACTCATTAATTGTAATGTACGATGAAAAGTTCAATAAGATGACGCAAAACAAAACTATGCAGAAAATGAAAGATATAAAAGCAGGCCTAGTGAAGCAAGCAGAGGTAGTTGATAAAGACGAAGACGTGGAAGGTGTCGTAGAGACATTTACTGACTACAAAGGGAAGTTTAATTCGCTCAGTCATCGTCTAGATAGTATTGTACGTCAACTTGACTCGCTTGCTAGCCGCTTGTCGGATACTAGTCAACTAGTCTCTCGTTATGAGAAAATCGAACAACTTCGCGCACAATTAATAGCCGTTTCAGAAAAAGTTAACGGAGTCCAGAAAGTCGTCACAGACCGCATAGAAGAAGAAAAAGATGCAGAAGTGAAGCCAGAAGAGCCGATCGACAACATAGTGAAACCTTGGCGAATCTCTTTCAACAAACCACTTGATGACCAAGCATTAGCTGAATTGCACGTTGTAGTTGTCGATTCACTAGGCAATCTCATCGCTACTGACATAGTATATGATGCATTGACCAAGTCTATTATTATTACACCACAGCAGCCATATGCAGTCGGCGAACGCTATACACTGTTTATCGACAAAAACATCAAAAGTCATTCAGGGAAGACGCTAAAAAAATCTATTAAGAAAACATTTTATATTCGGTAA
- a CDS encoding 3-oxoacyl-ACP synthase III family protein, with product MGFSRIKAIEYYLPKNTEQNDANNRTVKKVGIFQKHIAAEDEFASDLAVQAAEQLFEKHSIERESIEYVLYCTQSPDYFLPTTACLIQERLGLNNSVGALDFNLGCSGFVYGLSMAKGLIESGQVKNVLLLTGETYSKFVNPKDRSVQLLFGDAGSATLIEASDVAGLHHFAFGTDGSGAKNLIVPYGGMRNREHAVELIEEEDAYGNVRHQGNLYMKGSAVFNFTSREIPKSIDQFFEKHSLQFTDFDKIIFHQANLYMLNSLRDKMSIPEDKFVTDFEDCGNTVSATIPIALKRQIDNGEIQRGDHILLVGFGVGYSWAIGSMHY from the coding sequence ATGGGATTCAGCAGAATTAAAGCAATTGAGTATTATTTACCGAAAAATACAGAACAAAATGATGCAAATAATAGAACAGTAAAGAAGGTAGGGATTTTTCAAAAACATATCGCCGCAGAAGATGAATTTGCTTCCGATTTAGCTGTCCAAGCTGCGGAACAATTATTTGAGAAACATTCGATTGAACGAGAGTCTATTGAGTACGTTTTATATTGTACGCAGTCGCCAGATTATTTCTTACCTACAACAGCTTGTTTAATTCAAGAACGACTTGGGTTGAATAATTCGGTTGGTGCGTTGGATTTCAATTTAGGCTGTTCGGGTTTTGTCTATGGGCTTTCTATGGCAAAAGGGCTGATCGAATCTGGACAAGTGAAGAATGTTTTGCTGTTGACGGGAGAGACGTATAGCAAGTTCGTCAATCCGAAAGATCGAAGTGTACAATTGTTGTTTGGCGATGCCGGCTCTGCGACACTGATTGAGGCTTCGGATGTGGCTGGATTGCATCATTTTGCTTTTGGCACAGACGGTTCGGGTGCGAAAAATCTGATCGTACCTTACGGCGGCATGAGAAATAGAGAACATGCTGTGGAGCTGATCGAGGAAGAGGACGCGTACGGCAATGTTCGCCATCAAGGGAACTTATATATGAAAGGATCGGCCGTGTTCAACTTCACATCACGAGAAATACCGAAGTCGATAGATCAATTTTTTGAAAAGCACAGTTTACAGTTTACTGATTTCGACAAAATCATATTCCATCAAGCGAATCTTTATATGTTGAACTCGTTGAGAGATAAAATGAGCATACCGGAAGATAAGTTCGTGACAGATTTTGAGGATTGCGGAAACACCGTATCTGCAACGATCCCCATTGCGTTGAAGAGGCAGATTGACAATGGAGAGATCCAGCGAGGCGACCACATACTGTTAGTAGGCTTCGGCGTAGGCTATTCTTGGGCGATCGGTTCCATGCATTATTAA